The Mucilaginibacter rubeus genomic interval CCTGGGTACTCATTAACCTGCTCTCAAACGCCATAAAATACAGTCACGAAAAATCGACCGTGGAACTGGTGGTTAAAAAGCATAAAAACGATGAAATAGAGTTTTCGGTAACAGACCACGGAAAGGGTATTGAAGATCAATATCTGCCCCGGTTGTTCGAGCGCTATTTTAAAGTGCCTAACACCACATCTGAGCAGGGCGGAACAGGTTTAGGCCTTGCCATTGCCAAAGATTTTATTGAGGCCCAGGCCGGCAAGATCAGTGTAGATAGTGAAATAGGATCGGGGAGTACGTTTTATTTTACGCTGAAGAGAGCGATAGCTGCGGCTTGATTTGTATCCGGTCGTGGGGACACGACCTTGGGGTGAGTGTATTCACAACCGCTGTCCCTTATTTAATTTAATTTTTCCCGGTGGTTGTGTCCTCACAACCGCCTTTTTATTTAAATTCAATTTTATTCCTTCCATCAAGCCTAATCCATTATTTTTAGGCCATGCATCACCCTGAAGATAATCCCTGGAAAATAACCTCCGAACAAAATATTTATGATAATCCCTGGATCAATGTTACCGAATACCAGGTTATTAATCCCGCCGGTAATCCCGGTATTTATGGCAAGGTTCATTATAAAAATTTAGCTATAGGCGTTTTACCTTTAGATGAAGAGCTGAACACTTACCTTGTGGGGCAGTACCGTTTTCCGTTGAACCAGTATAGCTGGGAAATGCCGGAAGGTGGTGGTCCGGAAGGTACTGATCCACTTGAATCGGCCAAACGAGAATTGCTGGAAGAAACAGGTTTAAAAGCGTCCCAATGGACAGAGATCCAACGCCTGCACCTCAGTAATTCGGTAAGTGACGAGTTGAGTATATTATACCTGGCACGTGGTCTTGAACAATTTGAGGCCGAACCCGAGGAAAC includes:
- a CDS encoding NUDIX domain-containing protein; this encodes MHHPEDNPWKITSEQNIYDNPWINVTEYQVINPAGNPGIYGKVHYKNLAIGVLPLDEELNTYLVGQYRFPLNQYSWEMPEGGGPEGTDPLESAKRELLEETGLKASQWTEIQRLHLSNSVSDELSILYLARGLEQFEAEPEETEQLIIKKVPFADMYRMVCDGEITDAMTVAAVLKVQLLLTENRL